Below is a window of Planococcus rifietoensis DNA.
GATTTGACTTTCCAGCGCGAAAGCAAGCAGCCGCTTGAATTCCCTTCTGCAGGAAGTGTCTTCAAACGGCCGCCTGGCAATTTTGCGGGCAAGCTGATCCAGGAAAGTGGATTGCAGGGCAGAGGGTTTGGCGGTGCGGAAGTTTCGACGAAGCACGCCGGATTTATCGTCAACAAAAACAACGCGACAGCCAATGACTATATCCAAACCATTGAAATGGTGAAAAAAGCGGTGTTCGAAAAATTCGGCATCGATTTGGAGCTGGAAGTGAAAATTGTCGGCGAAGATATGGCTTGATTTCAATGGGCGGCACTCCTTATACGGAGTGCCGCTTTTTTAATTAGAGCCATTATTATGGTATAATGAATTCAAAGTAATTTATGGAGTAGGTGGTCAATATACAGAGCTTTAGTGTAGACGGTATAATCTTGATCGGCGGGATATTCCTGCTGGCTGGCGTTTTGATGACGAAAGTATCAGCTCGCGCCGGCGTTCCCTCGCTCGTTTTGTTTATGTTCCTCGGCATGGTGCTAGGCAGTGATGTTTCAGGCCTCATTTATTTCTCCAACGCAGAAATTGCCCAGATGGTCGGAATTGTCGCCCTCATTATTATCCTCTTCGAAGGTGGTTTGCAAACCCAATGGAAGCATATCCGCCCGGTTCTTGGCGGTTCAATCGTCCTGGCGACGCTTGGGGTTTTGATCACAACAGGCATTGTAGCTGTCGCAGCGTACTATGTCTTTGATTTGACTTGGCTGCAGGCCTTGCTGCTGGGGTCTATCGTCGGGTCGACGGATGCCGCAGCGGTATTCTCGGTTCTCGCAGGCCAAAACATCAAATCCAAAATCTCCTCAACGCTCGAAGCGGAGTCAGGAACGAACGACCCGATGGCGATGTTTTTGACCATCGCGTTTGTTCAATTGATCATGATCCCGGATTCCTCGGTTTGGACAATGCTCGGCAGCTTCGTGCTTCAAATGGGGCTCGGCTTGGTTCTGGGATTGGCGCTTGGATTGTTCGCCTCGTGGACCATCAACCGGATCCGGCTGGATGCATCCGGGCTCTACGCGGTGCTTGCCGCGGGCTTTGCGATTTTCATCTATAGCTTTACAGCCGTTCTTGGCGGCAGCGGATTGCTGGCGGTTTACTTAGCAGCACTCGTAATCGGGACGCGTGATTTGACGCATAGCTATTCGATCGTTTCTTTCCATGAAGGTTTTGCTTGGCTTATGCAGATTGTCATGTTCGTCATTCTGGGGCTGCTCGTTTTCCCAAGTCAATTGGCTGACTGGGATCTCATCTGGAAAGGGCTTGTGTTGTCGTTCGTATTGATTTTCGTAGCGCGCCCGATTGCTGTCTTCGTCAGTACAGCGTTCTTCGATTATGACTTGAAAGAAAAGCTGTTCATGTCCTGGGCGGGACTGCGCGGAGCGGTTCCGATCGTTCTGGCGACGTTCCCGATGCTTGCGGGCATGGACAACAGCATCATGTTTTTCAATATCGTTTCATTTATTGTGTTGACGTCCGCATTGCTGCAAGGCTCGACAATCCCATTCTTTGCCGAGAAACTTGGATTGAACGGGCGCCCGGTTCCAAAACGCATCCATTCCTTGGAACTGGTCTCGATGGACCGTGCCAATGCAGAAATGCTCGAAGTTGAACTATCTGAGAAATCACCATTCGCAGGCCAGTTGGTGCAGACAATCGGCCTGCCGAACCAGACTTTAATCAGTGCCATCATCCGTTCGGGCAAGCTTGTCATGCCGACCGGAACGACGCGTCTCAGAAAAGGGGATGTGCTGTATGTCCTCACTGAAAAGAAACAAGTGCCGAAAGTGAAATTGGTGCTTGGAGAAGAAGATTTCGTCAACTAAGCTTGCCCTTGCGGCAGGCTTTTTTTGATGCTGAGGAAGGATTTTCCACTGGACCGGTCGAATGGAAATCACAAAGGGGGATTCAATCATGAAAAAGAAAAAATGGGTGAAATGGCTGTTGATTGCATTCGGCTCATTGCTCGGGCTGGCAATCGTTGCAGGTATCTTTGCAAACGCTTACATATCGAAGTCGAAACCAGTCATTGAAGGGGAAGTGGCTGTAGCGGTGCTGGAACAACAAGTGACAGTCGTGCGGGATGATATCGGTGTGCCCCATATCCAGGCCGGGAGCGATGCGGACCTGTACCGTGCGCAAGGCTATGTGCAGGCGCAGGACCGTTTGTTCCAAATGGATTTATCGAGGCGGCAAGCAAGCGGCCGCTTAGCTGAAGTGATTGGGGAAGCAGCCGTTGATACCGATAAATATTTCCGCACCTTCAGTTTGCGCCGCGCAGGGGAAGCATCTTGGGCCGGCTACGGGGACGAAGCAAAACAAGTGCTTGAATGGTATGCGGAAGGTGTCAACGCGTATATCGAAGAAGCGAAAGAAGAGGGCCGCCTTAGCTATGAATTCGCGCTGCTCGGCTATGAGCCTGAACCGTGGACGCCTGTCGACTCCTTGGCGATCGGCAAATTCATGGCTTATGATCTCGGCGGCCATTGGAATTCGCTCGCTGTCCGGCATTGGGCATTGAATGAATTCCCAGAAGATAAAGCGCGTGAATTGTTCATCCGCTACCCGGAAGAAGCGCCTGCCATTTTGGCGGCCAATAAAAAGCAGCCAGTGTCGGTCGCAGGCGCTTTCGATCCCTCGGTCATTCCGCCAGAGTTCAACGGCAGCAATAACTGGGTCGTGTCAGGGGATAAAACGGAAAGCGGGCTGCCGCTACTAGCAGACGATCCGCATCTCGGGCTCAGCACGCCATCCATTTGGTACCAGATGCATTTGGAGTCGCCTGAACAAAATGTCAGCGGCGTCATCTTCGCTGGCATTCCGGGAATCATTCTCGGGCATAACGAACAGATCGCGTGGGGCGTGACGAATGTCGGGCCGGATGTGCAGGATCTGTATATCGAAACGCCAAACCCTGACGATCCGACACAGTTCCGTTATGAAGGCCAGTGGGAGCAAGCAGAAGTGCTGGAAGAACCGATCCGAGTAAAAGACGGGGAGACAGTCGATTTCGAAGTGCTCGTCACCCGCCACGGGCC
It encodes the following:
- a CDS encoding potassium/proton antiporter, with the translated sequence MQSFSVDGIILIGGIFLLAGVLMTKVSARAGVPSLVLFMFLGMVLGSDVSGLIYFSNAEIAQMVGIVALIIILFEGGLQTQWKHIRPVLGGSIVLATLGVLITTGIVAVAAYYVFDLTWLQALLLGSIVGSTDAAAVFSVLAGQNIKSKISSTLEAESGTNDPMAMFLTIAFVQLIMIPDSSVWTMLGSFVLQMGLGLVLGLALGLFASWTINRIRLDASGLYAVLAAGFAIFIYSFTAVLGGSGLLAVYLAALVIGTRDLTHSYSIVSFHEGFAWLMQIVMFVILGLLVFPSQLADWDLIWKGLVLSFVLIFVARPIAVFVSTAFFDYDLKEKLFMSWAGLRGAVPIVLATFPMLAGMDNSIMFFNIVSFIVLTSALLQGSTIPFFAEKLGLNGRPVPKRIHSLELVSMDRANAEMLEVELSEKSPFAGQLVQTIGLPNQTLISAIIRSGKLVMPTGTTRLRKGDVLYVLTEKKQVPKVKLVLGEEDFVN